cagacttattaaaagtcaatattggaggatcgggtttcacACCGTAAcaaacttgttaaaaagttaatattggaggattgggttgtacgccgcaacagacttgattaaaatgaatatattggaggagcgggttgcacgccgcaatagaactgaatgtggttatattgtgagagcgggttgcacgctgcaaccgaaataatggaaatgataattagttatgactgctgagttgccttcaattattataaatgaattacctgatttattcctattattgttgttgttactaatattgtgtacagtTTAATGTAAGTTAACAGcgttagcctcgtcactacttcgtcgaggttaggctcagcacttaccagtacatgggatcggttgtactgatactacactctacacttcttgtgcagattttggagttggtcccaacgacgtgccatagttttgctcggatttcagctactcggaggagacttgaggtataactgcatggcgtccgcagttctgaagtccccgtctattttactttagctgtgtgttcaTTTCTAGACagctttactttattcagacctttaattgtatttattctagaagctcgtgcacttctgacactaattctgggatggtatttagacaccattatttgatggattatttcactatatttcaaactttacttccgcttttgtttccttgattattaataatgtaaagattgtttaaaaattggttaatattattctaacattggcttgcctagcaagtgaaatgttaggcgccatcacggtccgaaggtgggaaattcgggtcgtgacacctaccCACCACACCCCCTCTCTCCAAAAAAggcttttttttcaaatttttgtatTGATTTCTGTCACCACACACCCTACTAACCCCCGcgcaattttttttaatttcaaaatttcTGTTTTAAATCTTTCACCAAACTCCATCAAAAATCAGTCCAAAAGCAGAGCTCAAAGGCAACGAAAATCCAGCTGAAAACCTcccaaaatcagcccaaaaaataTAGCAAAATCGAGCCAAAACCAGCAAAAACAGAGCTTCATTTCACCCATAAAATAGTTGGCTTCTGTCTCTGTTAGACACAGTTTGAAGTTCGAAGTTTGTGGGGGTCCGTTAGAGCTTCACGGCGAGGTTTTGAGCTCCGGTCAGTGGTCAAGTTCCTGTGTTTGTTTGACTTGGAAGTGTAGATGTTATATTTAAAGCAAAAGTTTTCAATATAAAAGGTCCATTCTCTCACTCATTTCTTTTATTAGTTGTGTGTAATTAGTTATGGTTTGAAGAGTGATATTAGCTTCATGTTCTATTATTTTTATGTGTTTGTTTAGTTATATGATACGCTACAGTTTTAATCTGAAAAAATCACTTTTGGGATCTTCCAATTAAATAATAATCTTTGGAAGCATATATGAATTCATTAGTGACGTTTGACGTTTGATTTGATTAATTCTTAGTCGTTTGCTTTAGTGTTAAAAGTAGTATTCGTGAGAAATGGGTTAATTGCTCTAAAAGTGGAATTCAACAATTGTCTTTTTAGGGGTTCATTTCATGATAGGTTGTGAACATTCTTCTGTTTATGCAGTTTCTGTTTGGAATTAAGTTGCTTTCCTTGGGGCATTAAAATTGCTACAATAGCTAATGTGTAATTTGTGACTTGCTAATAATAGTCAAGTGATACTTCTTCCACAAATAATTCTATAATTCATGACCTCACAAGCAATCTCAAAGTAGTTTATAAAACAAAACTCATAaatatcgtagcttgctttaggcgcgattaataaaatcatcgtgactatggatacgactcccgtggcatagtcacgaTACATAAACCCCAATGTGAGTGCGCGTCACGCGACTTGACCCCAACTTAATTCgaataattaaaataaacatgCTGTAAATCGCGGTTGCATTTCACATGACGtgattcgcaatgtgtacaaaagcaataagtgcgcgacatcgcgacttatttaaataaattccataaatccTAAAAGGCAATTAAAATTCTATTAAAAGAGGTTAGAAAGATAAAATACACAATAGGTTTgttaaacatgtaataaatcagataattaagccAGGTCTTATTGTTAagagaccgtgctaaaatcacgaaactcgggagtgcttcaccccttctcccgggttaactgaatttcttacccggtcttatgTGTTtgcagaccataaatagagtcaattttctcgatttgggattttaaaataaatcggtgacttggaacaccataataattattccaagtggaaactctgatcaaataaataatcctatttcgaataatgtcactttaattggaaaaactccctatcccctatcccttgggaaaaaggaggtgtgacagctgcCAGATGTGGAAATGttggagggttacaaacctcctaagtttgagatgtttgatgGAACCGGTGATCCTAAGGTTCATTTGAGAActtattgtgacaagcttgtgaGAGTGggcaagaatgaacaaatccacatgaaactgttcatgcaaAGTCTTAGAGTAGATGCATTATCTTGGTATATTAGTCAAAATCTAAAGAAGTGGGcaaattgggtgagcatggcttTTGATGTCATGGATAGATTCGTGTTCAACATAGAGAACACGCTAGATATTTTCTATATCCAGAATCTCAAGAAAAAGCCAATAGAAACTTTTCatgagtatgctactcgttggagatcatAGGCCGTCAAGGTGAGGCcaccacttgaagaagaacaaatgaacaagttcttcgtcagagctcaggatccaCAATATTACGAAAGACTGATGGTTATAAAGAATCACAAgttctctgacatcatcaagtTGAGAGAAATGATAGAATAAGGGATCAAGAGAGGTATGGTTACCAACTTCGAGGCACTGCAAGACACCAACAAAGCTTTACAGTCAGGAGGTATGTCGAAGAATAAGGAAGTGGGTGTCGTaatggtagcccagggccctaagtctcctctcacctaccaaacacctccaccgaCATACCAACCCTCACCTCCAAAATAGCAATACCCTGCaaccacctaccatacctataatACCCAACCTACATATTATCGTTCACCTTCCCGCCCGCCAAAAAAAACCCAAAGACACGACCAAACTTTGACCGCAGAgctcccagacaatacaccccaatagctgaacccatagcccaactgtatgagagactaAAGGTCATTGGTTACGTTACTCCCATTCCTGCTATTGCTATTGAGAACCCTTCCCAGTGGGTTAACCCCAACAAAACTTTtgcctatcattcaggcatgaagggtcataccattgaggaaTGCAGCATGTTAAAAGACAAGATTCAAACGTTGATTGACACCAAAGTTATAAAGTAAAGGAGGTCGCACTGAATGTCCGTAATAACCCTCTTCCTGATCATAGGGGTGAAGGAGTGAatatgatagaaactgatgaagaatgggattGGGAGGGTTCCATCGGACTTATTCGAGAGGGGGATACTCCTAAAACATCTCTTGTCACCCTCTCGCCGATTGTGGTGCAAACCCAGGCACCATTTGAGGTCGAGGTAGTTATTCCCTTCACTATTATGGTAGTTCCAACACCGTTCTATAAGTTTGATGGTGTCCCTTAGGATTATATGGCAGAGGctagaagaaaaggaaaagccaaGATGGAAGAGACAGGTGTTGCGCAAAGAATGACCAGAACTGTTAGAGTTTATACACCTGAGAATCTTGGAGGAACATGCAAAGAGACCAAATCTAAGCCACCTATTGTGGAGACAGGAACtgatgatctttggaggaaggtACATGCAAGGGAATACTTTGTTGTTGATCACCTGAACAAGACTCCCTctcagatatccatcttgtcATTGTTGCAAAATTTAGATGCGCAGAAGAATGCCCTAATGAAGGTATTAACTGAAGCTTATATGCCGCCGGTATCACTATTGGGGAAATGGCTAATATGGTAAGGCAGGTACTGGAGAGTCACACGATTACTTTCCACGATGACAAGCTACCGCCAGAAGGTTTGAGTCACAATAAATCATTGCACATCACTGTGTAATATGAAgataagttcattgccagggttctgatagatgggggttctaGACTGAACATATGCCCATTGACCACTCTGAAAAATctgggtaaaggcctgcatgagatacgaatgggaagcatGGATGTGAAAGCGTTCGATTAGATCTCAGGGAGCCACTATtggagaaatcaaccttgatctacagaTGGGCCCAATCTTGTTCGATGTCGAATTCCAAGTGCTAGACATCCGTTGCCTACAACTTGTTATTGGAatgaccatggatacatgcaACTGGGGTAGTCGCTTCTACTCTGCACCGGGctatgaagtttgagtggaatcatcaaGAGGTGATTATTCACGGAGATAGAAGTAACCCTATCTACACCAACCAGATTGTGCCGGCTATATAGAATATGAGAAAATTAGGAGGAGAAACATACCACTGCATCGAGCGAGTAAACGCAATTGAAAAGGGTCGATGGTGGAGCAATAAGATAGAAAGAATACTAATGTGGTTGGGATATGAACTAGGCAAGGGCCTTGGCCCAAAAAGTCAAGAGATCACAGAACCAATACGACCACAATATCATGGCACAAACTTTAGCCTCGGGTATGAATATACCGTGCAAGAATATCATGATTAGATACTGTCGTAACGTGCCGCTTACTATCCATTGGAACAACCTATACCACCGTTGCACCAGACATTCTGCCAGACTAATGTAATTTGAGGGTCCGAGGAATACGAGGTTTTAGCCGGTATGAGGAAGCTATTTCTGGACAAGGAAGATATGGACTGTAGTGCAATCTTAAAGGAGggggaggaggaagaccttactatTCAGACGGTGGGACAAGAAGATGTTCTcaggaactggactgctgcaACATGTCGGGCTCGCCGAGTACCTGGCGTAATTATcacatatcctgatgaacctacgactgtgacatataatgagacaatgcaacataaggaaAGTGGTTCGAAAGAATTGGAAGATGATATAACACCTGAGGAAATTTTCAAAGAGGTAGAAATTTTGAGAACCAACCAAAGTCCAATTTGGAAGAAACTGAtgcagttaacttaggggattctgaaacagtcaaagaaactcgcataagcattcatctattgccgtcagagaaggaagagtatatcagattcctaaaggagtatgaggatatttttgcatggtcctccGATGACATAATtgggttaagcacatccatagtagctcacaagctacctaccaaccccATGTGTCCGTCgataaagcagaagctcaggaaattcaagccagatatgagtatGAAGATAAAGGAAGAGGTtaccaagaaaatcaaagccaaggtcctTCAAGTGGTTGAATACCCAACCTGGCTAGCACACATTGTGTCGGTTCCAAACaaggatgggaaagtcaaagTGTGCGTTGACTATCGAtatctgaacagagcaagtcctaaggatgatttcccattacccaacatacacatactgatcaacGAATGTACCAAGTGTGAACTCCAAtactttgtggattgcttcaaagGATACTACCAGATTTGgatggacgaagaggatgccAAAAAAGACAGCCTTCATCACGCCTTGGGGGATATATTGTTACAAcatgatgccatttggtttgaagaacgcTGGgtccacctacatgagggccatgactacCCTTTTACACGATATGACACACAAAGAAACAGAAGTATACGTGGATGCCATCATCATCAAGTCTAAAAGGAAttcggatcacatagcagacctgagAAAGTTTTTTGACCTACATTGGAAGTATAATCTAAAGCTAaatcctgcaaaatgtgcttTTGGAGTCCCTGTTGGGAAGTTGCTAGGCTTCATCATCAGTCGCCGCTGTATTGAGCTAGACCCGTAAAAAATCA
The DNA window shown above is from Nicotiana tomentosiformis chromosome 8, ASM39032v3, whole genome shotgun sequence and carries:
- the LOC138897243 gene encoding uncharacterized protein, with the protein product MLEGYKPPKFEMFDGTGDPKVHLRTYCDKLVRVGKNEQIHMKLFMQSLRVDALSWYISQNLKKWANWVSMAFDVMDRFVFNIENTLDIFYIQNLKKKPIETFHEYATRWRS